The following DNA comes from Streptomyces sp. NBC_00690.
ACAACGAGGCATCCACCCCCGTCTTCGGCACAGCCACCTGGTACAGGTTCCCCTCACCCTCATCCGAGATCAGCAGACCCACCACGAACAGATCCGCACCGGTCTCCCGGTCCACCGCGATCTCACCCGTGGCCTTGTTCTTCAGCTTCGGAACCGGAGCCGTCGCCACGAACACGACAGCAGACGAAAGATCAATCTTGAACGAAGGCATGAAGGCACTCCCTTGACTCAGGCCCGACGACTTCACGTCGAGTCGCAGCTTCACTACGAAAGTACTCACAGAAAAACTGCGAGTCAAGAGAACCTGCGAGTAGCAGTGCTACTCAATCTCTGCGAGTCTGGGACTGACATCAAGGAGGACCACATGACCAGCGGTTTTGGCCTCATCGTCCGATTCACCCTGCATGGCGAAGAGGCGGCAGAAGCCTTTGACGCTCTGGTGGAGAGGACGTTGACCGGCATCCAGACGCAGGAACCAGGCACACTCGCCTACGTCGTGCACACGGTCGAGGACGATCCCAACGCACGGATCTTTTACGAGCTATACGAAGACCGAGCCGCGTTCGACCGTCACGAGCGCATGGATCACACGCGCCACTTCCTCAGCGAACGGGAGCAGCACATCCAGTCGCTGGAGGTCACGTTCATGCAGCCCATGAGCAGTGCAGGGACGGTTTTGGGATGACCCCGGAGGAAAGCCGAGCGTTCGGCGCCCGGGTCGCGGGCCTGAGAGAGGACCGTGGGCTGACGCAGAAGCAGCTAGCAGCCGAAATCGGACGCACCGCGAGTTGGCTGTCACAGGTCGAACGCGGCATTCAACCGGTCAATCGCATGGACGTCCTTCGCCTACTTGCCGATGGACTAGGTGTCTCACAGCAGGAACTACGCCCCGACGCGCCGGCAGAAGTGGACTCGTCAGGGTCTGAAGCGCATCTACCCAACGATCTCGATCACGCCAGGCTTCTCATCTCAGGACACCCAGTTCCCGAAGTCGTGCTCAGCGGCACCCAGGCATCGGGACCAACCAATGTGGAGGAGATCCAAGCATCCGTTGATTACGTCTGGGAACTCACACACGCCAATCGGTTCACCGAGTTGAGTTCAACGCTTGGCCCACTAGTACCCAGGATCGAGCGGGCAGCCCGGACAGGACCGTTGGCAGACCGACCGCGGCTTTGGGCCCTACTCAGCCGCACCTACCAGGCTCTCGCGTCCGCTTTTGTCCGCCAGAACGAAGCAGATGCGGCATGGGTCGCCGCAGATCGTGCGATTCGTGCGGCTGAGGAGTCTGGAAGCACCCTGGATGTGTTCGCGAGCATCTTTCGCCTGGCACATGCGTTCGTGCGACTCAAGCACCTAGACCAGGCCGAGCACGCCGCCACCACTGCCTTGAACGCCTTGAAGCGGCACTATGACGAAAGACCTGCGGAGCCCGAAGCCATGTCAGTCATGGGGGCTCTGCACATGGTGCTGGCTCTGATTCACGCCCGTGCGGGAGACCGAAGACGAGCGAAGGAGGAAATGGAGAACGCCCGTCGAGTCGCTACAAGAATGGGTGGTGATCGCAATGATTTCAATCTGGAGTTCGGTCCCACCAACGTAGAGATTCAGGCAGTCTCGATCTCTGTGGAGTTGAGCGATGCTGGCGAAGCCATCGAGGTAGGCACCCGATTGGACACGACCAGCCTCTCTCTTGAGCGTCGCGCCCGACTCCACATGGATCTTGGAAGGGCCTACGCACAGCGACGGCAAGTGGGCGAAGCCCTTAGTTCACTGCTGGAAGCGGAATCACTCTCCCCTGACCTGATCCACAATCACATCCAGGCACGGGACACCATCAGGGATCTCCTACTCGTCAGCGGGCGAGCCGCACCACCGGAGCTGAAGAAACTTGCGGATCGAGCAGACGCCCGCCCTTGAGCTGTTACAAGTTTCTCTACCTCATCAAGGACCCGTCGTCGCTCCGCTCCGCCAGGCCCGCTCCCGGCTTCCGGCTGACGCGCCGCTCCTGCCTTCGGCCCGCTCCGCGCCGCCTCAGCCGCCGCGGACCGGCAGCTAGCGACACGGTCCACACGGTCAGAACCCAAACAGGCCCGGACGGGGGTCGGTCGGCCCCGCGATTTTAGGCAGCCACCATGGGGCGAGCCTCGAAGATCGGGGCCCACATCGGACTATTGCGGGCAGGTCCACAGACTGCCCGACTCGCCGGAAGCTTACGGGCCCCGATCTCTCGCCCCATGGCAGCTCCCGCCCAAAATCGC
Coding sequences within:
- a CDS encoding helix-turn-helix domain-containing protein encodes the protein MTPEESRAFGARVAGLREDRGLTQKQLAAEIGRTASWLSQVERGIQPVNRMDVLRLLADGLGVSQQELRPDAPAEVDSSGSEAHLPNDLDHARLLISGHPVPEVVLSGTQASGPTNVEEIQASVDYVWELTHANRFTELSSTLGPLVPRIERAARTGPLADRPRLWALLSRTYQALASAFVRQNEADAAWVAADRAIRAAEESGSTLDVFASIFRLAHAFVRLKHLDQAEHAATTALNALKRHYDERPAEPEAMSVMGALHMVLALIHARAGDRRRAKEEMENARRVATRMGGDRNDFNLEFGPTNVEIQAVSISVELSDAGEAIEVGTRLDTTSLSLERRARLHMDLGRAYAQRRQVGEALSSLLEAESLSPDLIHNHIQARDTIRDLLLVSGRAAPPELKKLADRADARP
- a CDS encoding putative quinol monooxygenase, translated to MTSGFGLIVRFTLHGEEAAEAFDALVERTLTGIQTQEPGTLAYVVHTVEDDPNARIFYELYEDRAAFDRHERMDHTRHFLSEREQHIQSLEVTFMQPMSSAGTVLG
- a CDS encoding SCO3933 family regulatory protein, coding for MPSFKIDLSSAVVFVATAPVPKLKNKATGEIAVDRETGADLFVVGLLISDEGEGNLYQVAVPKTGVDASLSPGMPVAVTGLKARDWDIDGRHGISFRAVAVTSLMPAAANGQG